GGTGCGCTCACCGACGCGTTGTTCCAGCTCTTCGTTGAGTGTTCTCATCCGCTGCTGCACGCGCTTGCGTTCGGTAATGTCGGCCACAAAAGCTTCAATAATGGCGCCATCCGACTCCTGTCGCAGCAGGATATTCATCGAAACCTCTACTGGGCTGCCATCAGTTCGACGCAGGCGGGTTTCATACAGAAACAACTGGCCGGTCTGCGTCAGCTGTTGGCAGATGCGGTCAAGCTCTTGCGGGTCGAACAGCAGATCATCTGCCAGATTGACCTTATGTTCCATCTGCACCGGGTCCGAGTAGCCACAGATACGCGCCAGCGCACGGTTGGAACGGGTCAGACTGCCATCAAGCTCGGCCTGAAAGATGCCATGCAGGGCATTCTCGAACAGCCACTTGTAGCGGTTGCGCTCCGCTTCCAGCTCTTCAACCTTATTCAGTAGTTCGGGGTAATAACTCTTGCGCGCTGAATGGCCACCAAGACCAATCAGGTCTTCAAACGTAAGACCACTCTCGTCAGAGGGCTTCTTCATACACGGCCTCAACATCACGCCGGTTGGACTTGCGCGGGTTGGTCAGAATACAGGGGTCTTTCAGTGCGTTCTCGCTTAACCAGGGAATATCGGTCAGATGCACTCCCTGCTCGGCCAGCTTTTGATACAGGCCAACTTCACGCTTGAGTGAGATCACGTGCTGCATCAAGCGACGCTTGACCTGAGACTGGCTCAAACCACGCGTATCGATCCCCATGGTTTCTGCGACAATACGGAAGCGGTCCGTGGCGGCATCATAGTTAAAGTCGATTACGTGCTCCAGCAACATGGCGTTGCAGAGGCCATGAGGCAGGTCCAGATAGCCGCCCAGGCTGTGTGACATCGCGTGCACAGCGCCCAGTATCGCATTGGAAAACGCCAGACCTGCCTTCATTGATCCCAGCATTACCTGTTCACGCAGGTGGCTGTCATCAGGCTGTTCTACCAATAGCGCCAGATGACCGTTGATCAGCCGGATGGCATCCAGTGCATGCATATCAGTCAGCGCACCACTGCCGGTGGATACAAACGCTTCAATGGCATGTACCAGTGCATCCACGCCGGTGCAGGCGGTCAGGAAGGCATCCATGGTGCGGGTGGTATCAGGGTCAATCAGCGCCACATCCGGCACCACGGATTTGCTGACGATGGAGAACTTGAAGCGCTCCTGTTGATTGGAAATGATCGCGAACTGTGACACATCCGCTGAAGTACCGGCGGTGGTGGGGATGAAGATCAGCGGCGGAATCGGGCTCTGAATGCGGTCGATCCCCTCAAACTCAAGAATGCTGCGGCCATGGGCACTGACAATGCCGATCCCTTTGGCGCAGTCCATCGGGCTGCCGCCGCCAACGGCGACAATCACGTTACAGCCCTGCTCGGCATAGATTTCGGCACCGCGCATCACCTGCTCAACCCGTGGGTTGGGGGATACCTCGGTGAAACGAACACAGCCGATACCCTGTTCAAGCAACAGAGACTCGATTTCAGCCACCCAGCCCGCCTGTTCAACGCCGGGGTCAGACACCAGCAGTACCTTGCGTGCGCCAAAGGTAACCGCGTAGTTGGC
This DNA window, taken from Marinobacterium iners, encodes the following:
- the ercA gene encoding alcohol dehydrogenase-like regulatory protein ErcA; its protein translation is MSEISRLRKFVSPEIIFGSGARKTVANYAVTFGARKVLLVSDPGVEQAGWVAEIESLLLEQGIGCVRFTEVSPNPRVEQVMRGAEIYAEQGCNVIVAVGGGSPMDCAKGIGIVSAHGRSILEFEGIDRIQSPIPPLIFIPTTAGTSADVSQFAIISNQQERFKFSIVSKSVVPDVALIDPDTTRTMDAFLTACTGVDALVHAIEAFVSTGSGALTDMHALDAIRLINGHLALLVEQPDDSHLREQVMLGSMKAGLAFSNAILGAVHAMSHSLGGYLDLPHGLCNAMLLEHVIDFNYDAATDRFRIVAETMGIDTRGLSQSQVKRRLMQHVISLKREVGLYQKLAEQGVHLTDIPWLSENALKDPCILTNPRKSNRRDVEAVYEEAL